A genomic segment from Clostridia bacterium encodes:
- the cobD gene encoding threonine-phosphate decarboxylase CobD, producing MNGTMKNPHGGDIYKASRVYGYDVNDILDYSANINPFGIPDGLREKIISAVDCLVNYPDPDCTRLREAASLYLAIPEESIVFGNGASEIIFLLFEELAPKKVIIPAPTFSEYAKAASRIGAEVCHFKLREEAGFGLDVDELINRMTDETDAVVICNPNNPTSALVSREALKRLIEHAYKKGIKIIIDEAFIELTDDPGANTIIDYTKEYDNLFVVRAFTKIFAIPGLRLGYGVGNRETVGRLWERKPAWSVNSLACCVGEYLGESGEYLKKTAKWISEEKLWFYEELTKIQGIRVFKPETNFILIKLADLDISSWKLRELCAQRGVLVRDASNFTFLNDRFIRVAIKDRQSNTKFLKIFKELLEGGFRG from the coding sequence ATGAACGGGACAATGAAAAATCCACATGGGGGAGACATATACAAGGCATCAAGGGTATATGGCTATGATGTTAATGATATTCTGGATTACAGTGCAAATATCAATCCTTTTGGAATACCTGACGGTCTGAGGGAGAAAATAATTTCTGCAGTTGACTGTCTGGTGAATTATCCCGATCCGGATTGTACAAGATTGAGAGAGGCAGCTTCCCTTTACCTGGCAATACCTGAGGAAAGCATAGTCTTTGGAAATGGAGCCTCAGAAATCATATTTCTGCTTTTTGAGGAATTAGCCCCAAAGAAGGTGATTATACCTGCACCGACCTTTTCCGAATATGCCAAAGCTGCTTCCAGGATTGGTGCGGAAGTATGCCATTTTAAACTGAGAGAAGAGGCGGGATTCGGATTGGATGTTGACGAACTGATAAACCGGATGACAGACGAAACAGATGCTGTTGTCATATGCAATCCAAACAACCCTACATCTGCACTGGTCTCAAGAGAGGCACTAAAGCGCCTTATAGAGCATGCTTACAAAAAAGGTATAAAAATAATAATAGATGAGGCCTTTATAGAGCTTACAGATGACCCCGGTGCGAATACAATTATTGATTACACCAAGGAGTATGATAATCTCTTTGTGGTAAGGGCATTCACAAAGATTTTTGCTATTCCGGGCCTGAGATTGGGCTATGGAGTAGGAAACAGGGAAACAGTGGGCAGGCTGTGGGAAAGGAAACCGGCCTGGTCCGTAAATTCACTTGCTTGCTGTGTGGGCGAATATCTGGGGGAAAGTGGCGAATACCTGAAAAAAACGGCTAAGTGGATTTCTGAGGAAAAGCTGTGGTTTTACGAGGAATTAACAAAAATTCAGGGAATAAGGGTATTTAAGCCCGAGACAAATTTCATTCTGATAAAGCTTGCGGATCTGGATATAAGTTCGTGGAAGCTGAGGGAGCTATGTGCTCAAAGAGGAGTATTGGTAAGAGATGCAAGTAATTTTACATTTTTGAATGACAGGTTTATAAGAGTAGCAATTAAAGATAGACAAAGCAATACAAAATTTTTAAAGATATTTAAAGAGCTATTGGAAGGTGGTTTTCGTGGATAA